A stretch of DNA from Strigops habroptila isolate Jane chromosome 1, bStrHab1.2.pri, whole genome shotgun sequence:
CCATTCCCTCTAAAGTAAATTTGTGGGCCTTAATTCAATTGCCCAGACATACATTCCAGGTGGTCCTGGAAACTCCTATCCAGCTGCTACCTGCCTCTCCAAAAGAGCTTGGGTCTCCTGTAATTTTCTGTCATGTCTGAAAGTCGCAGGTGAATATCTCTGGTAGCTCTAATAACATGAGATACCTTTTGTGGGCAACTGGTTGGAGCCCAGATCTGGATTTGACCAGATCTTGTCAGAGAGTAGTGGGAGTTTGGACAATTACCTCAAAGCTATGTGGCAAAATGTAGGTGACTTAATCTTGAGCTGAACCCTGCCGAGAGAGTCTGGTGATTCTATTTATCATCAGTCACATTTCTGATGCaagatttcagtattttctttgctgggGTCTATCATGTCTTTGTAAAGCTGGTACAATTTATCATTTTGATTGTTCAATAAAAAGGTTGTTTCTTAGCCACTAATCTGGCCTCTTTGACCCCCTTAAAAGCACTCTGCACATTGTCTGCTAGGGATTTAGGAGGGGTTATTCCTGGCAAGGCCTTTGATTAGTATAATCATAACTTATTCAGTACAACCATAATTTATTGAAAAGgtattatttttagtattacCGCTTTAGGCAGTCCCCTCATCTGTAATGATATCTATGTGCTTTCTTCTACTTCATTGCAGTATATTAACTTCTCTattctttaaaatttgttttgctgctgcttcctttcctgGCAAAATTTTAGGGAGGCTATTTTTTACTTTGgtttgcttcatttcttcagttttcttaatTAGATTTCTTCTAGGACCACTTAAACTGCATGACCATGTGTCCTTAAACCATGCAAGTTCCATCAGCTCCTCTAGAGAGCAGCAAATATGTTCAAATAAAATAGTAACACGATTCAACCTAATGTTCCCTGACACATTCACAAGCTGTATTAACTAATCTTGCTAAGTACTGATAAAGAGCAAAGAACTATGAGGAATGGAGGACCTATACATGAGTCTGGCATTTTCAGACATTGTCTGAAACTGTCCTAGCCCTGGAACTTAGTGTGGATGCAGCCCCCTACCCTCTCTCAAAGTCCTGCTtgagcccagccccagctcacCAACATCTTGTGGCAGAGGGGAGAAGCAAGGCAACAGGGTGCAGCCTGGGCCAGGGACCAGACTTGGATGCCCACCAGATCTGTGGGCTGCAAAGCTTCCCGTCCTTATTCACTCAGGACTGTCAGCCAAAAGGAAACACTCGCTTTCTGAAAAACACCCACAAGTTCTCCATTCCTCATGGCCATCAGTGGGCGTTTGACAGATGGGGTTCTGTCTCCTGGTGTGCACTAGGGTTTAAGGGAACTTGGCACCTGACAGCAAGCCacagttattatttttttaaaggaaaatagacAAAGTAACAAAAAGTCTTCCCAGCTGTAGACCTCTTCAGCCTAACACTGCCATGTGCTTGGACCTAAGTAATATATAAATCTTCAAGAGAAGGACAAAGTTCCCTCTGTTCTTTAGGATCAGTCTCCAAAGCAAGATTGACAGCTGCCTGCCTAAGCGCTTGCACAGCTGACACAGACCTAACAGTAACGCAAACTTGTTCTAATGGGAAAATCCGTAAAAAAGAGCTTGCAAAAACACACTCATGTTTGCAGGCCTCTCTCTGGGAAGGTTTTCTGCCAGTAAAGCCTCTTGGCCTATGTCAAGGATCACTGcccctggaagtattcaaaaaatgtgtagatgaggactttagtgacatggtttagtggtggccttgggaGTCCTGGGTAAGGGTTagacttgatgaccttaaaggtcttttccaacctggttgattctgtgagtctatgattctatgtatgtCGGAGTTTGTATCAACCTCCTAAAGCAGCTTCTGCAAAGGTTTTTCTCTCACATATAAGCCTGGTCAACTAAGCTAATATGTCATTCCAGATTTGCAGAAGGCCTATGgctgcaagcaaagcagcttttcctcagttttctgtgaCCCACACACTGCATTTCATTATCAGTGCCACCCCTCCTGGTGGCAGTCACTTCAAATTGCCACGTACCGAAGTACAAATGTGAACCACCTTCCCCCAAATACCCAGCTGAGCTCTATTAAATGGAGAGCACTGAATGGGCAGAAAACATTGTCAGTGTAAGACCTACTGGCAAGGCCACACCAAAGCAAGGAGCTGAAATCCCTTCTGGAAAATGGACTTACCATGAGTTGGGACACACACTTTGGTCCTGGAAATGGTGGAAGTGGTATTCCAGGGTGTCGGGTGGAGGCTGTACCTTGCTGCATTTGAGATGCGTAGTGACAGCTGGGGCAACCCCATGTGGGGTGCAGCCAATGTTCTGGAAAACCACAGCCTCCTGTACCGTGAGACCACCAGGTATTGAGACAGACAGAATACAGAGATTGGCAAAACTGGAAGTAGATGACACTCACTAGCACTTTCTCTTTACAAACTGATTCCTGCACACGCTTACATGCACATTGCATGGTGGTGTGCTAAATTGCAGGGAAGACTCAACCAAAGGAGCTCAGTCCACACTGAGATGCTAGGTGAGGCTTTCTGTCAGGTGCTGGCTGAGGCACCCATACCCTTATGATATTCTTTATATAGTCTGGTTTCAAGGAAGATCCTGCTGTTTCTCCAGTGCAAATAAATTTATCTATAGTTAACTTTGCAGTTACAGAGGCGTGCCTGCAGTTGTATTACATATCTAACAAAGGGTTGCTCTGCAAGGTGGCCTTAGCTTTGCAACAGTTTCTCAATGTAACCCTATATCAGAGGATTCCTTTCAACTGATCTGCTAACCTCTCATGAATCAACAGAAATACTGCATGTTTAAGGTTCCCAGTCTGTATTGGCAGGGCCTTCAGCCTGCCTGCAGGGGTGCAGTGGGCAGCTCTGTAGGGACTGAAAGTCTTTGAAGCTGTATTTTGGTGCCCTAGCTGAACTGCTTTTGTAATGTCTATGCATACACTCCAAGGCAAAACTTGTATGGAATTTGGTGTCAGAAGCAGTGTGGGACGATATTTAAACTAAGCTGGTCCCCAGCTTCTAGTAGGAAAGCCAGAAGTGAAAGGACTTACTTCTGATTGCTGACCCCAAATACTCCATCTTTCTGGAGACCACTGTATATAAACTTCAGTTTCTAAAGAAAAGCTCAGAATCTGCCATCATCTTCACTCTGTAAATTGTTCATCAGTGAAAGCTTTTCAAAGCTAATCAGCTACTCAACCTGAAGTATTAGCTGCAGAACCTGAATTATAGacctcctccacctcctggCATTTCCATGTTGTGAATGGCAGAGGATCGTAAAAAGTGTTTGGATTTAGCGCTGTATGTGTACTCCCATAAATTATGGTTGTGGAGATGGTTTGGACATCCTGCCTGTCAAAcccaaatgaatgaaaacagaagggaGAGTGGGAGAAGGCAAAAGCTAGTGAAGTAGATTGTGACTGTAATTTAGCTACATGGGTGCTGGTTAAATTTAATTGCAGAGATTCTTTCCAGCAGTTCATACTTTCCAATCAGATTTCTTCCTTGGTGAACTTATTTTTCAGAGCTGGCATAGCTGTGCATCACAGGCCAAGAGTTCATGCTATGACTTTGAACAGAGACCATCTAATTTGCAGAACATTTTGGCAACTCAGCTACAATGTAAGAGCATTACATTGTAAAATTACTTCCCTATCAGTTGAACATCAGGCTATTAAAAGCAGTGCAAAAGACAGAAGTTAAAGAACAGCCTTTTCAACTACTCTACTTTCCTATTTTTGGGTATGCATTTCTTTACTATCCTAAAATACTACAAGCGGTAATAAATGATTCGTTCTCCATTGTAATCatgacattaaaataatatgcaATTAATATTCTCTTTAATGTTCCCTTCTAGAAAGATAATCTCTGCAATAATGATGTATCACATAAGGGCAGATAATTTTAATAACACGAAAGAATATACTGAGGATCTCTCTGCATTGTTAACTTCAGATTTAATACTTATTCTGGTCTGAACTGAGGGATACATGGAGAACAACTGCTGCTAATGGGAAATTATGCATTCCCTAGACACCTGTCTACAGTGCATTTCACAAGAGAAGGGAGTCATGGGTTTCCATTATGGTGATGGGAGCAAATCAAGTGACTCAACAAGGAGTGTGAGGCAAGAGGATAAAGTGATTATAACTGATTGAAACTTGGGGTTTGGCTTCtactttggttttggtttgggttttttgtttttgttttttaagtttttgggtttttttgcttttgtttttgttttttgggtttttttgtttttgctttttctttttaaaacaaaagaaattgaaaaattttgttcataaaaataagtttttaaaagtctgtcTTTTTTAGGCGTAGGAaaaagtgttgggtttttttttttctgtaaatcatGCTGATGCTGCAGAAACTCCCAGTGCTACTTGATTTTGTTGCATGGAAAACATGGAAATTCCAGGTCTCCAGCAGCCTACTAGATACTTGTTTAACAAGAGGAGTGCCATGATGCAGTAGAAGATACTATtaaaacaacattattttaggcattttataattttccaataaaaattttatttcccatgTGACAACTATTTTATCACAGATTTCCTGATCAGTTCCAAATCTATTTTCAGGGAGCTCAATTCCTTTCTGTATAGTCTCATGTTCAGTAGCACACAAGAGTGGATGAGCAATATATGTGTCTTACATATTGTTCCATGAACCCACCTCAAGGTGCAAGTGATACCTGTGCTGCAGCTATGGCAGCCTTGTCTGAACCCAAGACAAAGCTCCCTGAGGGCAGTATTAGGAGTATTGTGTTTTCCACCCATATTCTGAAACACTTTTCTGAAGTACACAGgtgaagaaaagatttaaaatgcaCTGGCAAAGGTAACAGCagattttgtaacatttttctGTTATGAAATATGTTCTGGAAGGACTTCTGGAACCAACACACAAATTTAAAAGACTAAATCTTTGCTTCAACAGCAGAAAATCTTGTTGCTTTCTTCCTCCAcatctattatttattttactcaCTCTTTCTAGGACATCTAGACATCTCCACAGGACCTTAACATTCAGTGCTATTGAATGTTCTTTCAAACAGatcttctttcccattttctcctctccacTGAGGATCCCTCTACCAATGATCACTTAATTTGCTTGAGCTGTGGAAGCTCAGAATAGCTCAAGCACATCTTCCCTTGGTGTTCCGTTGCTGGTACATCCACCCAGTTTGTAAAACCATGTCTTTGTAATTAATAAATGTGATTTGGAAAGAGTTGTTAGAAGAGACTCAGAGACATTTTCTTAGGAGCAGGTTGTTGATGCCAGAAGCTTCTATTCAGTCCCCAGTGAAAAGCCCATAtaaatcctgctttttaaatatgcagTTTTTGTAAACACATTAAGTGCTTATTACACTGACTGAAATATGAGTCAAAGGGTCCACATGTCCTAAAAGCAGCCAGGTCTGCAGCTGAGTGGCACAAACCAAAGGCTACAGTCTCACAAGAAGGAACTGCAAACagaataaggaagaagttcacTAATTTCACTTTCCATCTTCCCATTTCAAACACAAACAGGATCTTTCTTATTTGAAATGAGACTTCTCAGTCCTCAAAAGATGTCTAACTGGagacacaaaaaagcaaactgtgtCCAGCCACAACGCATTTATTATTTATCCTACCCTATTTATATCTCACGCTGAGGGATGTACGCAATAGACTGAATCCACATTTGTTCCCTACATTCCTTCTCACAGCTGAGAAGATGCAATGAATCATAAAAGATCTCATTGTTGCAATGTTCTGTCATGGTATGTATAATCAGCACAGATCCTGTTAAAGAGGCTTTGGAGGATGAagagtttaaatatttaatgtttttctgcctATGATAAGTTTAATAATTAATGTTGCTCCTACCCTGGAAATGACAAATCGTACAACAAGCACGCATGATAAAAGAAGCAAACACAACTAATAGAGAGGAAAACTTTACTTAGAAAGTATTAATTAAAAACCTCTATGGCTTTGGGACCTCAGGATCCCAAAGTACTTTGCTGGCAGAGGGGATGCAGAAGATGAGGGGTAGTTAGGTGTTTACCTTAAGTCTTTACCTTTCATATGTGAGAAATGGTGCCCAGATGTCACAAGCCAAACTGTTCTTAAGACTTCTGCATccacaggagagaaaaggaagaatgcaGAAGCTGTTGTCCCTTTATGTTGTGCACAGAGGAGCCAGCCACTAAGTCATTACAGAAACTAGTTACATGGCAGGCTAAGGGCGATACTAGATCTGTGCCTGGGCCTAAACAGTGTTGTAGCTACTCCAGATCCAAGCAGTATCTACAAATATTAGATCTTGCCACCATCTGAATAATCTGTTTTACAAGATGCTACCACCAGTACCTTTCTCTGAGCACATGCTCCTCCACATCCACTCTCACTGATGATCTGCAGGTATATGCAGCCTTCAACCCCCATTGACTTGTAGCTAGAAGAAAATTCAGCTCACGCACTGCTGCGCTGGACCACGCTTATGTAAATGCAACAGAATTAACACTGaaggaaagcacaaagaatGACAGTAATAAAATCTTCTGTGATTCACccaataacattttcaaataattagCATAAGAAGTCTGTCAGACAAAGAGGGTGAGCACTTTGATACAGACATTGCCACTGTATCGTCCTTTCAGGGTAGAAACCATTTTCCCTAAGCCCAGGTCTGACATAATTGTGTTGTGGGAGAAATAGGTATATGTAGAAAGTGACTCACCTTACCTTCAGAGATGCCTAAACGAGGTCAGGTGACTCATTCCTCCTACTGAAATCAAGATCCCAGTACGACTATTTCAGATTGAGACACGTAAAACCTTGTAGGTGTGTCAGTAGTACATCTATGCCAGTGCACAGTCGGTAGCGCCAGGACACGGGCAGTGGTGCTCAGGCCCCTGCACTGCCAAGCTGCTGGAGCACTCTCTGACACCCTTCTGGCTCACACCACCTAGCTGTCTCCTGAGCAATTCTCAAGCACAGGACCATTCCCGACAGGTAATCTGGGTGAAGCCACCTTGTTTGGGAGGCTATTAGGGTTGAACAACTCAGATGTTGTCAAACTGTGCCAGCTAACATCAGGGGCAGAGAAAGGTACTGGCATGGCATTGCTGACTAGGATAGGTATAGCCTTCCATAAGTAAGATCCAGGGGTTTTTTAACACTTTAACACTCTGCTACAGaacatgtgtttttattttattcactgtCTGCTCTTCTTGCTTGAATATCCTTTCTTAGAGTGGGCTTTGAGAATTTAGTATGAGGAGATAAATTAACCTTCTGAGAGTAGACAACATACAACTGTGTTTAAAAGTCATATCTTTCCTCAGCTCAATCTTTTGCAATGAAATTAGGTTAAGGTAAACAAGTGTTCACACGTACTGCTGGAAAACCAGGTCAGTCACATCAGCGACAGGCAAGAGCTTTTTAAAGTCTCTTACactcagaaaaaacaaaaatgtgctaCATTTTTTGAAGAACAGTTCCCTTAATGCAGTATCCTCCTTCAAAATCTGATCCAAGGTTTTTGCTTCCTCATCGCTGGAGGAACACACCATAGTAGGGTATATCTGCAGCATAACCACAGCCAAGGGATCCAGCTGAAACCACCTGAAACCTCCTCAGTGATGCAATGACTTGTCCTGCCCGGGTCACAGGGCAGTGGTCACTTAGGGCTCTACACCCATTCCGACTTTTTTGACCTCAAGCAACTAGTACTGCTATAATTTGATTGTGCATCAGGGGTTTTTAGCTCAGCTGAAGGGTAGTATCCTAAAAGTTTGCTCTGAACTACAGAGGAAGAAACTCCAAGGTGAGACTTGATCTGAGGTCTCAAAGTCAGGGCAGTATCTTTAATGAAGTCTTGCTGAAGCCTGGGTCTCACTTGCCCACATGTAGTTCCTTGGTGGTCACTAGTACACAAGGGTTCTTCAGTGCTATCTTGCTTAATAGCAAGATCTCCTGATATACAAGGCTTATGGCTGTTGCTGTTAAGGTTAGTGCTAGCAGTTTGCTGAGAGACCACTTCAGGATGAAGAAcagcctcttcttcctcttcagagaGAAGTGAGCAGGAGCCATCACTGGTTTGGCTGCTATTTGATACTGGACGGTCTTGATTTTGAGGTGGAGAAGAGCTACCATGCTGTACTGGGGGCAGGTTTAAAATGCACTCATTCTCTTTGCGGAGGTTTGCCAGCAGCTTGTTCTTTTGGTTTCTTGCTGTCATTCTGTGGAGCGCACAGAAAAGATCGGCAAGGCTAAGCAGAAAGGTTAGGCTGCTGACTCCCCAGATGAAAATCATCATGATGGATTTCTCAGTGGGCCGAGAGATATAACAGTCAACTGTGCTTGTGCAAGGTGAATGGTAGCAGGAAAACCGCTCAGgaacaaaaaatccaaagagGAAGTATTGCACAGCTGCAAAGGCAGCCTCAAGTAGTGTCCTAAAAAGAAGATGAACAGCATATGCCCCAGAAAAATTAAGGACACTTAGGTTGTCTGCAACACAATCTAATCTATTGACAACAGCACCTCTACAGGGCTCCTTCAGGTCTTTGGGGCTTGATAAACCCTTGTTCCCCTCGCATCCATGTGCCAAACAGTGCATTCTTACAATGTACCTAGCTACTTTGTGCAGAACGTAAACGCTGAATGCAGCATAAGGTAGCAGGATAGACACAGTCTGAATGAGCCAGAATCTAAAGTGAGATACAGGAGAGAACAAATCATAGCAGACATTGGAGCATCCTGGTTGCAGGGTGTTGCAGATGAAGCGCTCCTGCTCATCTTGGTAGAGTGAATAGCCCGCTAACACTACCACTGCCATTCGCAGCAGAATTACTAACATTAGCCAGATCTTTCctagaagggaagaaaaggtaagaaaaagagTCAGAGCActgagaaggaagggaaggcaggTAATATAGTGATGCTCTCTCTATACACAAAACGTTTGAAGAACTAGCCTCTGTGATCAGGCTCCCCTCTTAATAGATCctctttagttttgtttggaCTGGGACTCAAAgtcatttgaaaatgtgttaGCTGACACATTCCACAACCTTCATCTAGGCTCAACAGTGTAGGAGTTTGATGTACAATAAGCCATGCCAGTGGAAACCTCAGCCTAATGAAAACACTCTGAATATGTCCAAGTCTAATAAAAAGAGTTCACAACTGAGTTAATAATCCCATTTCACTTACAGATCTTCCTTGCTGTTGGGTTCATACCTCCGCACCTGAATTTTGTCCTATTTTGATAATATAGATTATCTAACACAGTATGGAACTTCTAGGTATACAAGGTTGTTCCATGACATAGTATTTGTTCTTGGTCTTGGCCATGAAATTGTATGTGAAGTTTGCTACAGCCAACAAAATACCTCTGTTGCATCTAGACTGGTATTTACTAGTAAGCTAGTTAACAAGTGCTATTAGCAAACATATGAAAGATGTTCTACAAATGTACATTTTTGTGTGCACGTTACCCAatcatttctctctgctgtttctttggttGCCCCATCTTGATCATGTCTTCCAACCTTGGTGCGCAGCTGCTCTCTCCATTCAGCCCAAAAGCTGCCTTGTGTCTTGATACCAATACTAAGTGAAGCTTTACAAGCTTCGTATTTTCATACATTGCTTGCTTCATCTTTCCCTGAATTCTTTTGTATGATGCATTAGGTAGGGCTTGATCTCATCCACCTTAGTTGGAAAGATCAGGCCTTATTCTATTACAATAACACTGAAAATCAGACATTGGTACCCTACATATCCTATCTTTTGAATGAGACTATATTGTTCATGACAGTTTCTTGGAGGACTTTGGATGGAGTAGGTTTTTactaaaagggttttttttgtagttaCACACACTGCTGTATTAGTGACATAAAGTtatttatcaaaaaaaaaagaagaaaataaaagaaaaaaatctttttcttggACAAGACAGGAAGGCCTAAAGATATACTGTTACATTgtcaaaagattaaaaatatactctgtacaaacacatggaaaaaatcAACATCTGAAGTTAAGTTTAGCACTTGGATTTCTCAAATTTCCTTTTGAGTCCTGTCACAAGCTCCCTATATagttttgaaaagtattttaatttaataatcctctgctttaatttcacatatttttaaaatgtgccaaggtaagtggaaaaaacccaaacacttatgaacaaaaaccaagcaaacagaaaagagtGATAGGATTAATTCTGCGCTTTAAAggaatggttaaaaaaatagttGTAACCACAGACAGACAAACAGCAAGAGCCAGTGACTTGAAAGAAGCACATTATATGGAGTTAATGGCTgagaaatgcactgaaaatcTCAAGTCATTAATAGTGATTGCACGTCTCACATGACAAGGTTTTAAAGGCAGTCTTGTGAAACAGCACCAATACACATtctaaaagctttcaaaaaatcCAGATCccaatgcattttttcctataaaatataTGATTATTTACAGGTATTGTCTTGAATAATAttcttttctactttctgtAAATCTATTACCCTGTAGTGGGTGTGAATATGAAAATACTCCAATATTTCCTCAACATTGTATGATATCTACTATTGTACTGAACATGGAGTTTGAATGCCCCATATAAACCCGTTTGTGGCAAGTAGGCTGATTATGCGCTAGAACAGTAAAACTGCACCCTGAAGTGGAAAAACTTTAGCTGCAATAAGGTTAAGGATATAGAAGCCACATGAGAGATCATCAGAAAAAATTGCTGCTCCCagcaaaataatacattttttaaccATAAATAAATTGAGgcctttcctttttatctttaatCACCTGAAATTTAGTGGTGGTTTTGCCGtgctttcagctttctgcattttggTGACAGGCTGTACTGTTACTATCTTTCCAACATAGTGTGCATCAATAGAAAACACCAGCTGTACAGAATCAGTCATCTTTAGTAAGCAATGCTTCA
This window harbors:
- the GJD4 gene encoding gap junction delta-4 protein, producing the protein MEHWDSLGFLIVTLNYNVTIVGKIWLMLVILLRMAVVVLAGYSLYQDEQERFICNTLQPGCSNVCYDLFSPVSHFRFWLIQTVSILLPYAAFSVYVLHKVARYIVRMHCLAHGCEGNKGLSSPKDLKEPCRGAVVNRLDCVADNLSVLNFSGAYAVHLLFRTLLEAAFAAVQYFLFGFFVPERFSCYHSPCTSTVDCYISRPTEKSIMMIFIWGVSSLTFLLSLADLFCALHRMTARNQKNKLLANLRKENECILNLPPVQHGSSSPPQNQDRPVSNSSQTSDGSCSLLSEEEEEAVLHPEVVSQQTASTNLNSNSHKPCISGDLAIKQDSTEEPLCTSDHQGTTCGQVRPRLQQDFIKDTALTLRPQIKSHLGVSSSVVQSKLLGYYPSAELKTPDAQSNYSSTSCLRSKKSEWV